The following coding sequences lie in one Homalodisca vitripennis isolate AUS2020 chromosome X, UT_GWSS_2.1, whole genome shotgun sequence genomic window:
- the LOC124368990 gene encoding eukaryotic translation initiation factor 4B-like isoform X2 — protein sequence MFVRCSFFLVVSSSLSFFIMASTGGKSKKTKWKPFPSDQIINPNAPRKLATSSWADESNDVDDSYDFGRKTFLPTAPRAARGAENDANIPKEPPYQAYLTNISYEVTEEDLTEFFSALRVKKVILPRDDKGTFRAKGFGYVEFEDRASLIEALSMIDTTCKNRRMRIEVADNVDQGRGGRVGQRERGPNEPDRTMGDWRSGPRSEAEPNSDGYRSGPRRDYGNDRDNGMYGGGDRERRGGGFRDDERDRGGFRNSGYNRGGFRDDRGGGFRDERGGGFREDRGGGGFRDDRGGYRDGGGDRYERRGYEDRRDDRRYDDRKSDYGSGSSSSGGSTWRRDEKDRDVGPPPERNSEPKTRTPLNLQPRSRPVEGGEKGVGGETPTTSPPNGPVANSASIFGGARPVDTSAREREIEERLAKQREDRPPPREESRLTAPQRDAPPTHEEAPASPPPLEPAPPPKENAWARRSQQNVHSQVNNGRISPHEEGERHKPRDSSPSKDPRKYQPPRRNIQDDKRRDERNVPRGGGAPRGGGPRNVDMRQAQHPKSSNLILLNPEPLSYACICSKHDKGK from the exons GTGGTAAGAGTAAAAAGACTAAGTGGAAGCCTTTTCCCTCTGATCAGATAATTAACCCTAATGCACCACGCAAACTTGCAACAAGCAGTTGGGCAGATGAGTCGAATGATGTTGATG attctTATGACTTTGGACGCAAAACATTTTTACCTACTGCTCCCAGAGCAGCCAGAGGTGCTGAGAATGATGCTAATATTCCTAAAGAACCACCTTACCAAGCGtacttaacaaatatttcttaTGAAGTCACAGAGGAAGACCTGACTGAGTTTTTTTCTGCACTAAGG GTGAAGAAAGTGATACTGCCTCGTGATGACAAGGGCACTTTTCGTGCAAAAGGATTTGGCTATGTTGAGTTTGAAGACAGAGCTAGTCTCATCGAGGCTTTGTCTATGATTGACACG ACATGCAAAAATCGGAGGATGCGGATTGAAGTCGCAGATAATGTGGACCAAGGGCGAGGAGGCCGTGTAGGTCAGAGAGAACGGGGCCCAAATGAGCCTGACAGAACTATGGGAGATTGGCGCTCTGGACCGCGTAGCGAGGCTGAACCCAATTCAGATG GTTATAGATCTGGACCAAGAAGAGATTATGGAAATGATCGAGACAATGGCATGTACGGAGGAGGAGATAGAGAACGTCGTGGTGGTGGATTCCGAGATGATGAAAGAGACCGAGGAGGTTTCCGTAATAGTGGTTATAACCGTGGAGGGTTTCGTGATGATAGAGGAGGGGGTTTCAGAGACGAGAGAGGGGGTGGATTTAGAGAAGATAGGGGCGGTGGAGGTTTTAGAGATGATAGAGGGGGCTACCGAGATGGTGGAGGTGACCGTTATGAACGGAGAGGATATGAGGACAGAAGGGATGATCGTAGATATGATGACAGAAAAAGTGATTATGGTAGCGGTAGCAGCAGCAGTGGCGGTTCGACTTGGAGACGAGATGAAAAAGACAGAGATGTTGGACCTCCTCCTGAAAGGA ataGCGAGCCCAAGACACGCACTCCGCTCAACCTGCAACCTCGTTCAAGGCCAGTGGAAGGAGGAGAGAAAGGGGTTGGAGGGGAAACTCCCACCACATCCCCTCCCAATGGGCCAGTGGCCAACTCTGCTTCCATCTTCGGTGGAGCTCGGCCTGTAGACACATCGGCTCGTGAGCGAGAGATAGAAGAGAGGTTGGCCAAGCAGCGTGAGGACCGGCCACCGCCTCGTGAGGA AAGTAGACTGACAGCCCCTCAGAGGGATGCCCCGCCCACTCACGAGGAAGCACCAGCctctcctcctcctttggagccTGCTCCTCCTCCAAAGGAGAATGCTTGGGCCAGGCGTTCTCAACAGAACGTACATTCACAA GTTAACAATGGTAGGATAAGTCCACATGAAGAGGGGGAGAGACATAAACCTAGAGATTCTTCACCTAGCAAGGACCCTCGCAAATACCAGCCGCCCCGGCGGAACATTCAAGACGATAAGAGGAGAG ATGAGCGAAATGTGCCCAGAGGCGGTGGGGCCCCACGCGGCGGCGGACCCCGTAATGTAGACATGCGACAAGCTCAACATCCTAAATCTAG TAACCTGATCCTGCTGAATCCCGAACCCTTATCCTATGCTTGTATTTGCTCGAAACATGACAAGGGTAAGTAA
- the LOC124368990 gene encoding eukaryotic translation initiation factor 4B-like isoform X3: MFVRCSFFLVVSSSLSFFIMASTGGKSKKTKWKPFPSDQIINPNAPRKLATSSWADESNDVDDSYDFGRKTFLPTAPRAARGAENDANIPKEPPYQAYLTNISYEVTEEDLTEFFSALRVKKVILPRDDKGTFRAKGFGYVEFEDRASLIEALSMIDTTCKNRRMRIEVADNVDQGRGGRVGQRERGPNEPDRTMGDWRSGPRSEAEPNSDGYRSGPRRDYGNDRDNGMYGGGDRERRGGGFRDDERDRGGFRNSGYNRGGFRDDRGGGFRDERGGGFREDRGGGGFRDDRGGYRDGGGDRYERRGYEDRRDDRRYDDRKSDYGSGSSSSGGSTWRRDEKDRDVGPPPERNSEPKTRTPLNLQPRSRPVEGGEKGVGGETPTTSPPNGPVANSASIFGGARPVDTSAREREIEERLAKQREDRPPPREESRLTAPQRDAPPTHEEAPASPPPLEPAPPPKENAWARRSQQNVHSQMSEMCPEAVGPHAAADPVM, from the exons GTGGTAAGAGTAAAAAGACTAAGTGGAAGCCTTTTCCCTCTGATCAGATAATTAACCCTAATGCACCACGCAAACTTGCAACAAGCAGTTGGGCAGATGAGTCGAATGATGTTGATG attctTATGACTTTGGACGCAAAACATTTTTACCTACTGCTCCCAGAGCAGCCAGAGGTGCTGAGAATGATGCTAATATTCCTAAAGAACCACCTTACCAAGCGtacttaacaaatatttcttaTGAAGTCACAGAGGAAGACCTGACTGAGTTTTTTTCTGCACTAAGG GTGAAGAAAGTGATACTGCCTCGTGATGACAAGGGCACTTTTCGTGCAAAAGGATTTGGCTATGTTGAGTTTGAAGACAGAGCTAGTCTCATCGAGGCTTTGTCTATGATTGACACG ACATGCAAAAATCGGAGGATGCGGATTGAAGTCGCAGATAATGTGGACCAAGGGCGAGGAGGCCGTGTAGGTCAGAGAGAACGGGGCCCAAATGAGCCTGACAGAACTATGGGAGATTGGCGCTCTGGACCGCGTAGCGAGGCTGAACCCAATTCAGATG GTTATAGATCTGGACCAAGAAGAGATTATGGAAATGATCGAGACAATGGCATGTACGGAGGAGGAGATAGAGAACGTCGTGGTGGTGGATTCCGAGATGATGAAAGAGACCGAGGAGGTTTCCGTAATAGTGGTTATAACCGTGGAGGGTTTCGTGATGATAGAGGAGGGGGTTTCAGAGACGAGAGAGGGGGTGGATTTAGAGAAGATAGGGGCGGTGGAGGTTTTAGAGATGATAGAGGGGGCTACCGAGATGGTGGAGGTGACCGTTATGAACGGAGAGGATATGAGGACAGAAGGGATGATCGTAGATATGATGACAGAAAAAGTGATTATGGTAGCGGTAGCAGCAGCAGTGGCGGTTCGACTTGGAGACGAGATGAAAAAGACAGAGATGTTGGACCTCCTCCTGAAAGGA ataGCGAGCCCAAGACACGCACTCCGCTCAACCTGCAACCTCGTTCAAGGCCAGTGGAAGGAGGAGAGAAAGGGGTTGGAGGGGAAACTCCCACCACATCCCCTCCCAATGGGCCAGTGGCCAACTCTGCTTCCATCTTCGGTGGAGCTCGGCCTGTAGACACATCGGCTCGTGAGCGAGAGATAGAAGAGAGGTTGGCCAAGCAGCGTGAGGACCGGCCACCGCCTCGTGAGGA AAGTAGACTGACAGCCCCTCAGAGGGATGCCCCGCCCACTCACGAGGAAGCACCAGCctctcctcctcctttggagccTGCTCCTCCTCCAAAGGAGAATGCTTGGGCCAGGCGTTCTCAACAGAACGTACATTCACAA ATGAGCGAAATGTGCCCAGAGGCGGTGGGGCCCCACGCGGCGGCGGACCCCGTAATGTAG
- the LOC124368990 gene encoding eukaryotic translation initiation factor 4B-like isoform X1 produces the protein MFVRCSFFLVVSSSLSFFIMASTGGKSKKTKWKPFPSDQIINPNAPRKLATSSWADESNDVDDSYDFGRKTFLPTAPRAARGAENDANIPKEPPYQAYLTNISYEVTEEDLTEFFSALRVKKVILPRDDKGTFRAKGFGYVEFEDRASLIEALSMIDTTCKNRRMRIEVADNVDQGRGGRVGQRERGPNEPDRTMGDWRSGPRSEAEPNSDGYRSGPRRDYGNDRDNGMYGGGDRERRGGGFRDDERDRGGFRNSGYNRGGFRDDRGGGFRDERGGGFREDRGGGGFRDDRGGYRDGGGDRYERRGYEDRRDDRRYDDRKSDYGSGSSSSGGSTWRRDEKDRDVGPPPERNSEPKTRTPLNLQPRSRPVEGGEKGVGGETPTTSPPNGPVANSASIFGGARPVDTSAREREIEERLAKQREDRPPPREESRLTAPQRDAPPTHEEAPASPPPLEPAPPPKENAWARRSQQNVHSQVNNGRISPHEEGERHKPRDSSPSKDPRKYQPPRRNIQDDKRRDERNVPRGGGAPRGGGPRNVDMRQAQHPKSREQKKDTTEEIIRMPKMQEHQPPNFIGSNKYAFLEDTESAAD, from the exons GTGGTAAGAGTAAAAAGACTAAGTGGAAGCCTTTTCCCTCTGATCAGATAATTAACCCTAATGCACCACGCAAACTTGCAACAAGCAGTTGGGCAGATGAGTCGAATGATGTTGATG attctTATGACTTTGGACGCAAAACATTTTTACCTACTGCTCCCAGAGCAGCCAGAGGTGCTGAGAATGATGCTAATATTCCTAAAGAACCACCTTACCAAGCGtacttaacaaatatttcttaTGAAGTCACAGAGGAAGACCTGACTGAGTTTTTTTCTGCACTAAGG GTGAAGAAAGTGATACTGCCTCGTGATGACAAGGGCACTTTTCGTGCAAAAGGATTTGGCTATGTTGAGTTTGAAGACAGAGCTAGTCTCATCGAGGCTTTGTCTATGATTGACACG ACATGCAAAAATCGGAGGATGCGGATTGAAGTCGCAGATAATGTGGACCAAGGGCGAGGAGGCCGTGTAGGTCAGAGAGAACGGGGCCCAAATGAGCCTGACAGAACTATGGGAGATTGGCGCTCTGGACCGCGTAGCGAGGCTGAACCCAATTCAGATG GTTATAGATCTGGACCAAGAAGAGATTATGGAAATGATCGAGACAATGGCATGTACGGAGGAGGAGATAGAGAACGTCGTGGTGGTGGATTCCGAGATGATGAAAGAGACCGAGGAGGTTTCCGTAATAGTGGTTATAACCGTGGAGGGTTTCGTGATGATAGAGGAGGGGGTTTCAGAGACGAGAGAGGGGGTGGATTTAGAGAAGATAGGGGCGGTGGAGGTTTTAGAGATGATAGAGGGGGCTACCGAGATGGTGGAGGTGACCGTTATGAACGGAGAGGATATGAGGACAGAAGGGATGATCGTAGATATGATGACAGAAAAAGTGATTATGGTAGCGGTAGCAGCAGCAGTGGCGGTTCGACTTGGAGACGAGATGAAAAAGACAGAGATGTTGGACCTCCTCCTGAAAGGA ataGCGAGCCCAAGACACGCACTCCGCTCAACCTGCAACCTCGTTCAAGGCCAGTGGAAGGAGGAGAGAAAGGGGTTGGAGGGGAAACTCCCACCACATCCCCTCCCAATGGGCCAGTGGCCAACTCTGCTTCCATCTTCGGTGGAGCTCGGCCTGTAGACACATCGGCTCGTGAGCGAGAGATAGAAGAGAGGTTGGCCAAGCAGCGTGAGGACCGGCCACCGCCTCGTGAGGA AAGTAGACTGACAGCCCCTCAGAGGGATGCCCCGCCCACTCACGAGGAAGCACCAGCctctcctcctcctttggagccTGCTCCTCCTCCAAAGGAGAATGCTTGGGCCAGGCGTTCTCAACAGAACGTACATTCACAA GTTAACAATGGTAGGATAAGTCCACATGAAGAGGGGGAGAGACATAAACCTAGAGATTCTTCACCTAGCAAGGACCCTCGCAAATACCAGCCGCCCCGGCGGAACATTCAAGACGATAAGAGGAGAG ATGAGCGAAATGTGCCCAGAGGCGGTGGGGCCCCACGCGGCGGCGGACCCCGTAATGTAGACATGCGACAAGCTCAACATCCTAAATCTAG AGAACAAAAGAAGGATACAACTGAAGAAATAATAAGAATGCCCAAGATGCAAGAACATCAACCTCCA